Proteins encoded within one genomic window of Lysinibacillus sphaericus:
- a CDS encoding methyl-accepting chemotaxis protein encodes MKIIEALAQSAHYIHLALKEEAIVAVVDKESETVVKYLAGKRVDSGYVDGQQVNANDQNVYIAFTGKNADVIIPEDVYGIAINAFAFPIRENGKVIGALAFGLPIDNELKLEHYMNTMDSIVYNLQDKVHNIASHSEELAATSEEINKQAQHALEDSEKTNDVTDLIKNISQQTNLLGLNASIEAARAGQHGAGFNIVAQEVRKLSFETSSATENIEASLRNITRNLDNLKKNMGQISDATNEQAQLVQDFSEIIDELTTLSQEMKGFMHNALK; translated from the coding sequence ATGAAAATAATCGAAGCTTTAGCACAATCAGCGCACTATATCCATCTTGCATTAAAAGAAGAAGCCATTGTAGCTGTCGTTGATAAAGAAAGTGAAACAGTTGTAAAATACTTAGCAGGCAAACGTGTTGACTCAGGTTATGTAGATGGGCAACAAGTAAATGCAAATGATCAAAATGTTTACATCGCCTTTACTGGAAAAAATGCAGATGTCATCATACCCGAGGATGTATATGGCATTGCCATTAACGCCTTTGCATTTCCAATTCGAGAAAATGGCAAAGTGATTGGCGCTCTAGCGTTTGGACTTCCTATCGACAATGAGCTAAAACTCGAACATTATATGAATACAATGGATAGTATCGTCTATAACCTTCAAGATAAAGTACATAACATCGCCTCTCATTCGGAGGAGTTAGCTGCCACTAGTGAGGAAATTAATAAACAGGCACAACATGCCCTAGAAGATTCTGAAAAAACAAATGATGTCACAGATTTAATAAAAAACATTTCTCAACAGACAAATTTACTTGGCTTAAATGCCTCGATTGAAGCTGCGCGTGCGGGTCAGCATGGAGCTGGTTTTAATATCGTAGCACAGGAAGTTAGAAAGCTTTCTTTTGAAACGTCAAGTGCCACGGAAAATATTGAAGCTTCTCTGCGCAATATTACTCGAAATCTTGATAATTTAAAGAAAAACATGGGTCAAATCTCCGATGCGACTAATGAACAAGCACAACTTGTCCAAGATTTTAGTGAAATTATCGACGAACTTACAACCTTAAGTCAAGAAATGAAGGGCTTCATGCATAATGCCTTGAAATAA
- a CDS encoding GNAT family N-acetyltransferase has protein sequence MQITINHELMLRTITLDDAETVFALTDTSRAYLREWLPWLDFTKELADTKSYIEGCIAGYETKSSMSFVIIFRDKIVGIAGFNTINHANKIAAIGYWLSADAQGHGIMTTTVQALLQYAFVELQLNKVEIRAAVGNTKSRAIPERLGFKTEGTIRAAEWLYDHYVDHVVYGMLASEWTSASVLLGNDIRR, from the coding sequence ATGCAGATTACAATCAATCACGAACTAATGTTAAGAACCATCACGCTTGATGATGCAGAAACGGTTTTCGCACTAACGGATACATCGAGAGCATATTTACGTGAATGGTTACCATGGTTAGATTTTACAAAGGAACTAGCGGATACAAAAAGCTATATAGAAGGCTGTATTGCTGGTTATGAAACAAAAAGTAGTATGTCCTTTGTGATTATTTTCCGCGATAAAATTGTAGGAATTGCGGGTTTTAATACGATCAATCATGCTAATAAAATTGCAGCCATTGGCTATTGGCTTAGTGCAGATGCTCAAGGACATGGCATTATGACAACAACAGTACAAGCGCTATTACAGTATGCTTTTGTCGAGCTCCAGTTAAACAAAGTGGAAATCCGTGCTGCTGTTGGCAATACAAAAAGTCGCGCGATTCCAGAGCGACTTGGTTTTAAAACGGAAGGAACCATTCGCGCGGCAGAATGGCTATACGATCACTATGTCGATCACGTCGTTTACGGCATGCTTGCGAGCGAATGGACATCAGCATCAGTACTATTGGGTAACGATATTCGTCGCTAA
- a CDS encoding flotillin family protein codes for MSMEILIVLGIVAFILIALVALYVTKYRTAGPDEALIVTGSYLGSKNVHKDESGNRIKIIRGGGTFVFPIFQQAQPLSLLSSKLEVTTPEVYTEQGVPVMADGTAIIKIGGSISEIATAAEQFLGKQKAEREGEAREVLEGHLRSILGSMTVEEIYKNRDKFSQEVQRVASQDLAKMGLVIVSFTIKDVRDKNGYLDSLGKPRIAQVKRDADIATAEAEKETRIKRAEASKEAQKAELERATEIAEAEKENQLKVAEFRREQDIAKARADQAYELETARAKQEVTEQEMQIRIIERQKQIELEEKEILRREKQYDSEVKKKADADRYAVEQNAEAEKMRELAQADAEKYRIESLAKAEAEKIRLDGIAKADAERAQGETDADIIRLRGLAEAEAKRKIAEAFEYYGQAAVLDMVVRMMPEYAKELASPLGNIDKITVVDTGSGEGGSGANKVTSYATNLMSTLQETLKETSGIDMKELIESYAGKHTLRPELERIATELVKKPEPVATTEQVKETVEQ; via the coding sequence ATGTCAATGGAGATTTTAATTGTCTTGGGAATTGTAGCATTTATTTTAATCGCACTAGTGGCACTGTATGTAACAAAGTATCGTACAGCGGGTCCTGATGAGGCACTGATTGTGACAGGTAGCTATCTTGGCTCAAAAAATGTACATAAAGATGAGTCAGGAAACCGTATTAAAATTATTCGTGGGGGCGGTACATTTGTCTTCCCAATTTTCCAGCAAGCACAACCATTAAGTCTATTATCAAGTAAGTTAGAAGTAACAACGCCTGAAGTTTATACAGAGCAAGGTGTTCCCGTAATGGCGGATGGTACAGCGATTATTAAAATTGGTGGTTCCATTTCAGAAATCGCTACAGCGGCTGAACAGTTTTTAGGAAAGCAAAAGGCAGAGCGTGAAGGGGAAGCACGTGAAGTATTAGAAGGACATTTACGTTCTATTTTAGGATCAATGACAGTTGAGGAAATTTATAAAAATCGCGATAAATTTTCGCAAGAGGTACAACGTGTAGCTTCTCAAGATTTAGCGAAGATGGGTCTTGTCATTGTGTCCTTTACAATTAAAGATGTGCGCGATAAAAATGGTTACCTTGATTCACTAGGGAAGCCTAGAATTGCACAAGTGAAACGTGATGCAGATATTGCAACTGCCGAGGCAGAAAAAGAAACGCGCATTAAACGAGCAGAAGCATCAAAAGAAGCGCAAAAAGCTGAGCTAGAACGGGCAACAGAAATTGCGGAAGCGGAAAAAGAAAATCAATTAAAAGTGGCGGAATTCCGTCGTGAGCAAGATATAGCCAAAGCTCGTGCCGACCAAGCTTATGAATTAGAAACTGCACGTGCGAAGCAGGAAGTAACAGAGCAAGAAATGCAAATTCGCATTATTGAACGTCAAAAGCAAATTGAATTAGAAGAAAAAGAAATTCTACGTCGTGAAAAGCAATATGATTCAGAAGTGAAGAAAAAGGCAGATGCCGACCGCTATGCAGTTGAGCAAAATGCAGAGGCGGAAAAAATGCGTGAGCTTGCACAGGCAGATGCGGAAAAATATCGTATTGAGTCGTTAGCGAAAGCGGAAGCGGAGAAAATTCGTTTAGATGGTATTGCGAAAGCAGATGCTGAGCGTGCACAGGGTGAAACAGATGCCGATATTATTCGTCTTCGTGGTCTAGCGGAAGCGGAAGCAAAACGTAAAATTGCGGAAGCCTTTGAATACTACGGTCAAGCAGCTGTCCTGGATATGGTTGTACGCATGATGCCTGAGTACGCAAAAGAGCTTGCAAGTCCACTTGGCAATATTGACAAAATTACAGTTGTTGACACGGGTAGTGGAGAAGGAGGCAGTGGTGCGAACAAGGTCACTTCTTATGCAACGAATTTAATGTCAACCTTGCAAGAAACATTAAAGGAAACTTCCGGTATTGATATGAAGGAGTTAATCGAAAGCTATGCGGGCAAGCATACATTGCGTCCAGAGCTTGAGCGTATTGCAACGGAGCTAGTGAAAAAGCCAGAGCCTGTTGCGACGACAGAACAAGTAAAAGAAACCGTCGAACAATAA
- a CDS encoding GNAT family N-acetyltransferase, producing MHKLQDIMQLDIDYINEFSEMERCPEGVFFYNKEMPMYYDANHAHIWKRVEQAETFLTNVKQFYLSKGLIPRMYLYNVEENHHCVEALSSHGFQYESFTDDIQCWNGEFVILPHNPAIRIERVTDANVQEALEVEMTISTFGEPALIKRAFENMYCSPHFTYYLLKIDGVACCTANLFLSGRQGRIESVATLESYRGRGLIGYVLQHIQKEAVKNNLEHLWLLPINEQVAKVYERANFYSFGKIKSIHAFTEGKTIQEIRSAK from the coding sequence ATGCATAAGCTCCAAGACATTATGCAGTTAGACATTGACTATATCAATGAGTTTAGTGAGATGGAACGGTGTCCGGAAGGAGTATTTTTTTACAATAAGGAAATGCCTATGTACTATGACGCCAACCATGCACATATATGGAAGAGAGTAGAGCAAGCAGAGACATTTTTAACTAATGTAAAACAATTCTATCTCTCAAAAGGGTTAATTCCGAGAATGTATTTATATAATGTTGAGGAAAATCATCACTGTGTGGAGGCATTATCATCACATGGTTTTCAATATGAGTCTTTTACGGATGACATCCAGTGTTGGAATGGCGAATTTGTTATATTACCGCATAATCCAGCGATTCGCATTGAACGTGTGACAGATGCAAATGTACAAGAAGCACTAGAAGTAGAAATGACTATCTCTACATTTGGTGAGCCTGCTTTAATAAAAAGGGCGTTCGAAAACATGTACTGTTCACCGCATTTTACGTACTATTTATTAAAAATAGATGGTGTTGCTTGCTGTACGGCCAATTTGTTTCTATCTGGTCGTCAAGGTCGAATAGAAAGTGTCGCAACATTAGAAAGCTATCGTGGAAGAGGATTGATTGGTTATGTATTGCAACATATTCAAAAAGAAGCTGTTAAAAATAACTTAGAACATCTTTGGCTATTGCCTATTAATGAGCAAGTCGCTAAAGTATATGAAAGGGCAAATTTTTATTCTTTTGGTAAAATAAAATCAATACATGCATTTACAGAAGGGAAAACAATTCAAGAAATAAGGTCTGCAAAATAA
- the abc-f gene encoding ribosomal protection-like ABC-F family protein translates to MQIKAEQIQKIIGGNVLFEGLQLEVNKGEHVAIVGVNGSGKTTLLQLLAGLDTPDAGRIIKSKGATIGYLHQIPSYPLLTVKEVLEEAFADIYKLKAKMTTLEQAMQVNSTDKVLQQYGQVQEQFMLQGGYEVDAQLATIANGLNITSLLPVPFASISGGEKTKVMLGQMLLSNPSILLLDEPTNHLDMQAIEWLEQYVQHFAGIVIAVSHDRQFMNQVAQKIIEIEDREAFTYAGNYDDFTAQKEAKVEQQFAEYEEQQKKIKKMQEAIKRLRQWANEANPPNAALFRRAKSMEKALNRIERVKKPCTKKKMNLALTMAERSGKEVIQMTAISHAFDNPLFNNIHLSVYFGERLAIVGNNGSGKSTLLKMMLGEIVPNQGECKVGSSVKIGYLSQQFDHENPAIRLIDAFRECVSVSEAEARHLLAQFLFYGYDVFKKVKDLSGGEKMRLRLAQLMHEDINLLILDEPTNHLDIEAREVLEDTLESFTGTIIGVSHDRYFLQKIFTKIAWIEQETIYVYEGDYEWARTKHALVEQVPEVKVDSSTKTKDHSDKELPIEEQIEKVEFKLKEPTLAKEQRQKLEQQLEALYVKWLEGGTTHA, encoded by the coding sequence ATGCAAATAAAGGCTGAACAAATACAAAAAATCATCGGTGGAAACGTATTATTTGAAGGATTGCAACTGGAAGTCAATAAAGGGGAACATGTAGCGATTGTTGGTGTGAATGGTAGTGGAAAAACAACTTTACTGCAATTATTAGCAGGGCTCGATACACCTGATGCTGGTCGTATTATTAAAAGTAAAGGAGCAACTATTGGCTACTTACACCAAATTCCAAGCTATCCTTTGCTTACTGTTAAAGAAGTACTGGAGGAAGCATTTGCTGACATCTACAAACTGAAGGCAAAAATGACAACACTGGAACAGGCAATGCAAGTGAATAGTACAGACAAAGTGTTACAACAATATGGTCAAGTTCAGGAACAATTTATGCTGCAGGGGGGCTATGAAGTCGATGCGCAATTAGCTACTATTGCAAATGGACTGAACATTACATCTTTACTTCCTGTGCCCTTTGCAAGCATAAGTGGTGGCGAAAAAACAAAGGTAATGCTAGGTCAAATGCTTTTAAGTAACCCATCTATTTTACTTTTAGATGAACCAACCAATCATTTAGATATGCAAGCAATTGAGTGGCTTGAACAGTATGTACAACACTTTGCTGGCATTGTCATTGCTGTTTCGCATGATCGTCAATTTATGAATCAAGTAGCGCAAAAAATCATTGAAATTGAGGATAGAGAGGCGTTTACCTATGCAGGAAATTATGATGATTTTACTGCACAGAAAGAAGCGAAAGTTGAACAGCAATTTGCTGAATATGAGGAACAGCAAAAGAAAATTAAGAAGATGCAAGAAGCGATTAAACGTTTAAGACAGTGGGCAAATGAAGCGAACCCACCGAATGCCGCATTGTTTCGCCGTGCTAAAAGTATGGAAAAGGCACTGAATCGTATAGAACGAGTTAAAAAACCTTGCACAAAAAAGAAAATGAATCTCGCCTTAACGATGGCTGAACGTAGTGGGAAAGAAGTGATACAAATGACAGCGATAAGTCATGCATTTGATAATCCATTATTTAACAATATTCATCTATCGGTCTATTTTGGAGAACGTCTCGCGATTGTAGGCAATAATGGCAGTGGAAAGTCGACCTTATTAAAAATGATGTTAGGGGAGATTGTACCGAATCAAGGAGAGTGTAAAGTAGGTAGTAGTGTAAAAATAGGATATTTATCGCAGCAATTTGACCATGAAAATCCTGCTATTCGTTTAATTGATGCCTTTCGGGAATGTGTATCCGTATCAGAAGCAGAGGCACGTCATTTGTTAGCACAGTTTCTGTTTTATGGATACGATGTCTTTAAGAAAGTGAAGGACTTAAGTGGTGGGGAAAAGATGCGTCTGCGTCTCGCACAATTAATGCATGAAGATATTAATTTACTCATTTTAGATGAACCGACTAACCATTTAGATATAGAAGCAAGAGAGGTATTAGAAGACACCCTTGAATCCTTTACAGGTACTATTATTGGTGTATCCCATGACCGCTACTTCTTACAAAAAATCTTTACAAAAATTGCATGGATTGAGCAAGAAACGATTTATGTATATGAAGGGGATTATGAATGGGCAAGAACAAAGCATGCCCTCGTTGAGCAAGTGCCTGAAGTAAAAGTGGATAGCAGCACAAAGACAAAAGATCACAGTGATAAAGAACTCCCAATTGAAGAACAAATTGAAAAAGTAGAATTTAAATTAAAAGAACCTACACTTGCTAAAGAGCAACGTCAAAAATTGGAGCAACAGCTAGAAGCTCTATATGTTAAATGGTTGGAAGGAGGAACAACACATGCATAA
- a CDS encoding RAxF-45 family protein, producing MNLNATRTGGNIDIAIYFTRVQTFDFANNGISLSIFKQNQILNVAN from the coding sequence ATGAATTTAAACGCTACGAGAACAGGTGGAAATATAGATATAGCTATTTATTTTACACGTGTTCAAACTTTCGATTTTGCTAACAACGGGATAAGTCTGTCTATTTTTAAGCAAAATCAAATACTAAACGTAGCGAATTAA
- a CDS encoding methyl-accepting chemotaxis protein, translated as MKNLTMQMKMSLLIVTVILFVLIAVGIVNTSEMKTTIEAENKARLSQIYDLSVYNLDQALPGEWHLKNGELYKGDAKIAEETALIDKLGELSHAAITIFAQDTRVNTNIQVDGQRAIGTTADPKVTEAVLTQGSLYKGAADVVGKPYFTQYGPIQNANGETIGMIFAGVPSSEINAIEQKMLLKMAVVAIIAAIIAVIAGTLLVRNIVKPLKRLNRQLETISAGEGDLTQQLVVTTKDEIGDLATSFNAMLATLRKMMQQVDETANEVSASSAELSATAGSTTRTTEQLTANMQELASGASTQKQSANENAEAMQDIAGGIQLVTETNMEVSSQASEAFDTAKHGEKTAHAMQTQMHAMTEAVLQSVNSIVALDKHANTIGDIVEVIHAIADQTNLLALNASIEAARAGEHGKGFAVVAEEVRKLAEQSKTSAAQITETIHTMQQLAKEASDYMQQSEKEAASSVEIVRTTNSAFENITTKVAVVTHKIQEVSGIAEELYARIEQANASTQIMAEIAVDAREQSKVVTQIAETNLYSMEDINNAATTLTKNAETLQNLIHQFKY; from the coding sequence ATGAAAAATTTAACGATGCAAATGAAAATGAGCTTATTGATTGTAACAGTTATTTTATTTGTTTTAATTGCTGTTGGTATTGTCAATACAAGCGAAATGAAAACGACCATTGAAGCAGAAAATAAAGCACGTCTTAGTCAAATCTATGATTTAAGTGTTTATAATTTAGATCAGGCATTACCTGGCGAATGGCATTTAAAAAATGGGGAGCTGTACAAAGGTGACGCTAAAATAGCAGAAGAAACTGCATTAATTGATAAATTAGGAGAATTATCCCACGCAGCTATTACTATTTTTGCTCAAGATACACGAGTTAACACGAATATACAGGTTGATGGACAACGTGCGATTGGCACAACTGCCGATCCTAAAGTGACAGAAGCAGTGCTTACACAAGGAAGTCTTTACAAAGGAGCAGCTGATGTAGTTGGCAAACCTTATTTTACACAGTATGGACCCATTCAAAATGCGAATGGAGAAACGATAGGTATGATTTTCGCTGGTGTTCCCTCCTCTGAAATCAATGCTATCGAACAAAAAATGCTTCTTAAAATGGCGGTTGTTGCCATCATTGCAGCAATTATCGCTGTCATTGCTGGAACATTGCTTGTGCGTAATATTGTTAAGCCTTTAAAGCGTTTAAATAGGCAGTTGGAAACCATTTCAGCTGGCGAAGGCGATTTAACGCAACAGTTAGTTGTAACAACGAAAGATGAAATCGGAGATCTTGCTACATCCTTTAATGCAATGCTTGCAACACTCCGAAAAATGATGCAACAAGTTGATGAAACAGCCAATGAAGTCTCGGCATCATCTGCTGAGCTTTCTGCAACAGCAGGCTCTACAACAAGAACAACGGAACAACTAACAGCCAATATGCAAGAATTAGCAAGCGGTGCAAGCACCCAAAAACAAAGCGCCAATGAAAATGCAGAAGCCATGCAGGATATTGCAGGCGGTATTCAGCTTGTAACGGAAACAAATATGGAAGTTTCATCTCAAGCTTCAGAAGCATTTGATACGGCGAAACATGGCGAAAAAACCGCACATGCTATGCAAACTCAAATGCATGCTATGACGGAAGCCGTCTTACAAAGCGTCAATTCAATCGTAGCATTGGATAAACACGCCAATACAATTGGAGACATTGTAGAGGTTATTCATGCTATAGCCGATCAAACAAACTTACTTGCTTTAAATGCATCTATAGAAGCTGCACGTGCTGGAGAACATGGCAAAGGCTTTGCTGTTGTAGCAGAGGAAGTTCGTAAATTAGCCGAGCAATCTAAAACATCTGCCGCTCAAATTACCGAGACTATTCATACAATGCAACAATTAGCAAAAGAAGCAAGCGACTATATGCAACAAAGTGAAAAAGAAGCCGCTTCAAGTGTAGAAATAGTGCGTACAACAAATAGCGCATTTGAGAACATTACAACAAAAGTAGCGGTAGTCACACATAAAATTCAGGAAGTTTCGGGTATTGCAGAGGAGCTATATGCACGTATTGAACAAGCCAATGCCTCTACCCAAATCATGGCTGAAATTGCGGTTGATGCACGCGAACAATCAAAAGTCGTGACCCAAATTGCCGAGACAAATCTTTACTCTATGGAAGACATTAATAACGCAGCTACAACACTTACAAAAAATGCCGAAACACTTCAAAACTTAATTCATCAGTTTAAATATTGA
- a CDS encoding AbrB family transcriptional regulator, with protein sequence MFTFYKQMFLTLCIGLLGALLFQLLHIPMPWLLGAIAAVLCVQLFTNIQLRWHRYFRNIGLVVAGYSIGFAFTKEAIQDIQQFLGSIIVLNIIFTILFFAISFLVARRTDLDFSTALTCCVPGGMTQIIAFAEEQGNMNMAVITFYQVLRVLLIVGFVPLMVTGTGENLVTVDGVFSWQLLTLLLICGLAGWLAQKVKIPTGYMLGPVFLLMGLNIAEVAVPKMPLSLLHIAQLVIGIYIGLLLKKEDLHLSKKHVFYAFASASLFIGAAYVLSFVMKHLYSLDFRTGFLSIVPGGLDQMGIIAASVHANVTIVTAFQLFRVLIVSVFLVPLVKVFVKKVKVHD encoded by the coding sequence ATGTTTACATTTTATAAGCAGATGTTCCTAACACTATGTATAGGGTTGTTAGGAGCGCTTTTATTTCAACTTTTACATATTCCGATGCCGTGGTTGTTAGGGGCTATTGCCGCTGTACTTTGCGTGCAGTTATTTACAAACATACAGTTGCGATGGCATCGTTATTTCCGCAATATTGGATTAGTCGTGGCGGGCTACTCCATTGGATTTGCTTTTACTAAAGAAGCCATTCAGGATATTCAACAGTTTTTAGGCAGTATAATTGTGCTAAATATAATTTTTACTATTTTATTTTTTGCCATCAGTTTTTTAGTTGCAAGGCGTACGGATTTAGATTTTTCCACTGCGCTCACATGTTGTGTACCAGGAGGCATGACACAAATTATTGCATTTGCCGAGGAGCAAGGCAATATGAATATGGCTGTCATTACGTTTTATCAGGTATTGCGAGTCCTTTTAATCGTTGGCTTTGTGCCATTAATGGTGACAGGCACTGGTGAAAATCTTGTCACGGTAGATGGAGTCTTTTCTTGGCAGTTGCTAACTTTACTACTTATTTGCGGCTTAGCCGGGTGGCTTGCTCAAAAGGTAAAAATTCCAACGGGCTATATGTTAGGACCGGTATTTTTATTAATGGGGTTGAATATAGCAGAAGTTGCTGTGCCAAAGATGCCATTATCATTGCTGCATATAGCACAGCTAGTAATCGGTATTTATATTGGTCTTTTATTGAAAAAGGAAGATTTACATTTATCAAAGAAGCATGTATTTTATGCTTTTGCGTCAGCAAGTCTTTTTATCGGTGCTGCTTATGTTTTATCTTTTGTGATGAAACATTTGTATAGCCTTGATTTCCGTACAGGATTTTTAAGTATTGTACCAGGAGGACTCGATCAAATGGGCATTATAGCCGCTTCTGTACATGCAAATGTAACTATTGTGACCGCTTTTCAGCTATTTAGGGTATTGATAGTATCTGTCTTTCTTGTCCCATTGGTAAAGGTGTTTGTCAAAAAGGTGAAAGTTCATGATTAG
- a CDS encoding LytTR family DNA-binding domain-containing protein, with the protein MKIHLTINSALEETEIHIHAKEYNEHIEKLMKQLQAVQTTMLDGYLQQEIHLIKITDIYSVYAEGAKVFLQTEEQEFESKRKLYELEAQLAKDFARVSKSTLVNINKISSIQMGKIGATELLLENDVSIHVSRKYLKELKRQLGIGREL; encoded by the coding sequence ATGAAAATTCATTTAACCATTAATAGTGCGCTAGAAGAAACAGAGATTCATATACATGCCAAAGAATACAACGAACATATTGAAAAATTAATGAAGCAATTACAAGCAGTCCAAACAACCATGCTTGATGGCTATTTACAACAGGAAATTCATCTAATCAAAATCACAGATATTTATTCGGTTTATGCTGAAGGGGCAAAAGTTTTTTTGCAGACAGAGGAGCAAGAATTTGAGTCCAAACGCAAGTTATATGAGCTAGAAGCCCAATTAGCAAAAGACTTTGCAAGAGTTAGCAAATCGACGCTCGTCAATATCAATAAAATTTCATCTATTCAAATGGGTAAAATTGGCGCAACAGAGTTACTGCTTGAAAATGATGTATCCATTCATGTTAGCCGAAAATATTTAAAAGAATTAAAACGCCAATTAGGTATAGGGAGGGAATTATAA
- a CDS encoding DUF3021 domain-containing protein gives MKILRMMIIGLLISLSSSYILVTISVMSNHSTIVGAELFEQIIIAAILGVVIGSLSLIFEIERLAFSIQLIAHFIAVTCCVMIAGNFGHWFEHSSILYVLVAEIIIYSIVWCILYVLQKNDIEEINNQIQKRKE, from the coding sequence ATGAAAATATTACGCATGATGATAATTGGACTACTGATTTCCCTAAGCTCATCCTACATTTTAGTAACAATAAGTGTTATGTCGAATCATTCAACAATAGTAGGAGCAGAACTTTTCGAACAAATAATCATAGCCGCCATACTTGGCGTTGTAATAGGTTCACTATCCCTCATCTTTGAAATAGAACGTTTAGCATTTTCTATTCAGCTCATTGCACATTTTATTGCTGTGACATGTTGCGTAATGATTGCTGGTAATTTTGGGCATTGGTTTGAGCACTCGAGCATACTGTATGTGCTTGTAGCGGAAATTATCATTTACTCCATCGTATGGTGCATTTTATATGTACTGCAAAAAAACGATATTGAAGAAATCAATAATCAAATCCAAAAAAGAAAGGAATAG
- a CDS encoding ABC transporter ATP-binding protein, which yields MTFAIQVDHLQKHYGEHLAVKGISFKVEQGSLFAFLGANGAGKSTTIEILCTLLQKSSGTVTINGYTLDDKSHNAKIRKSIGVVFQQSLLDDRLTVRENILHRGKTYGLSKAQLTKNYQFVSTYLHLDDIELQKYGTLSGGQKRRADIARALIHRPQILFLDEPTTGLDPQTRQFVWQAIKQLQAETNMTVFLTTHYMEEAAVAHQVIVLKQGRIVAEGTPDALKTKYAYDQMALVFHDRSLGLKWLKENTLPYTEKLGIFYVRVSSTLTALTLLKSAEPLLASFEVMKGTMDDVFLHIMAQGDGTNGSNDKLNTAQ from the coding sequence ATGACATTTGCCATTCAAGTTGACCACTTACAAAAGCACTATGGCGAGCATTTAGCTGTAAAAGGAATTTCTTTCAAGGTGGAGCAGGGCTCCCTCTTTGCATTTTTAGGTGCTAATGGCGCCGGTAAATCGACGACCATCGAAATTTTATGTACACTACTACAAAAATCTAGTGGTACCGTTACGATTAACGGTTATACACTTGATGATAAATCACATAATGCAAAAATACGCAAATCTATCGGCGTTGTTTTTCAGCAAAGCCTCCTAGATGACCGATTAACCGTTCGAGAAAATATCCTGCACCGTGGCAAAACATATGGCTTATCGAAAGCACAGCTGACAAAAAATTATCAATTCGTCTCAACCTATTTACATTTAGATGATATTGAACTGCAAAAATACGGGACATTATCAGGCGGCCAAAAAAGACGCGCGGATATCGCTCGGGCACTTATTCATCGGCCACAAATTTTATTTTTAGACGAGCCTACAACTGGTCTCGACCCCCAAACACGCCAATTTGTTTGGCAAGCAATCAAACAACTTCAGGCTGAAACAAATATGACCGTATTTTTAACTACGCACTATATGGAAGAAGCTGCCGTGGCGCATCAGGTGATTGTCTTAAAACAAGGTCGTATTGTCGCTGAAGGAACCCCTGATGCCTTAAAAACAAAATATGCCTACGACCAGATGGCACTTGTATTTCATGATCGTTCATTAGGGCTGAAGTGGCTTAAGGAAAATACCTTACCGTACACAGAAAAGCTAGGCATTTTCTATGTTCGAGTTAGCTCTACACTGACAGCACTTACACTTTTAAAAAGTGCCGAGCCCCTATTAGCCTCTTTTGAAGTTATGAAGGGCACGATGGATGATGTCTTTCTTCATATCATGGCACAAGGAGATGGTACAAATGGAAGCAATGATAAGCTTAATACAGCGCAATAG